Proteins from one Ktedonobacterales bacterium genomic window:
- a CDS encoding alcohol dehydrogenase catalytic domain-containing protein: protein MKAVIYHRYDDVRVEDMPIPEIGPDELLLRPAGCGLCGSDIAKIVGQIAPPVILGHELAGRVAAVGAEVAAFRPGDRVVVAHHVPCGACHYCRHGHPSMCARFKTSNIFPSGFADYVRVPAENVRQTTLPLPDHLSDEHASFTEPLACCVRAVRRSALLPGDTALVIGLGSIGLQMAQAVKAVVDRARVMGIDMLEERLELARALGVDLALHAERGDLAEQVRAWTNGRGVDGAILTAGGARAVQQALGLVRAGGTLNLFACPPGLVASIDLSMVYHHELTLTASYSSSPADLRASLELLSSGQVRVADLISHRLPLEQFHEGVELARAQQALKVFLVNQA from the coding sequence GTGAAAGCAGTTATCTATCACCGCTACGATGATGTGCGTGTTGAGGATATGCCCATTCCTGAGATTGGGCCGGATGAGTTGTTACTTCGGCCCGCCGGATGCGGCTTGTGTGGGTCGGATATTGCCAAGATCGTCGGGCAGATCGCGCCGCCGGTCATCCTGGGGCATGAGCTGGCGGGGCGCGTGGCGGCGGTGGGCGCGGAAGTCGCAGCGTTTCGCCCAGGTGATCGCGTGGTGGTAGCGCACCATGTACCCTGCGGCGCGTGTCACTATTGCCGTCATGGGCATCCTTCGATGTGCGCTCGCTTCAAGACCAGCAATATCTTCCCCTCCGGCTTCGCCGATTACGTGCGTGTGCCTGCTGAGAACGTTCGCCAGACTACGCTGCCTCTTCCCGATCACCTCAGTGATGAACACGCCTCGTTTACCGAGCCGCTGGCCTGCTGTGTGCGCGCGGTGCGCCGCTCCGCGCTTCTGCCGGGCGATACGGCGCTGGTGATCGGGCTGGGGTCTATCGGCTTGCAGATGGCGCAGGCCGTGAAAGCAGTGGTGGACAGGGCGCGGGTGATGGGCATTGATATGCTGGAAGAGCGGCTGGAACTGGCGCGAGCGTTGGGTGTGGACCTGGCGCTGCACGCGGAAAGGGGCGATCTGGCAGAGCAGGTGCGTGCCTGGACCAATGGGCGCGGTGTGGATGGTGCCATCCTGACGGCGGGCGGCGCTCGCGCCGTCCAACAGGCGCTGGGGCTGGTGCGCGCAGGAGGAACGCTCAACCTTTTTGCCTGCCCGCCGGGTCTGGTAGCTTCGATTGATCTCTCGATGGTCTATCATCATGAACTGACGCTCACAGCCAGTTATTCGTCCTCACCGGCTGATCTGCGCGCATCGCTGGAGTTGCTGTCTTCAGGGCAGGTGCGCGTCGCCGACCTCATCAGCCATCGGCTGCCGCTGGAACAGTTTCACGAAGGCGTTGAACTGGCGCGCGCGCAGCAGGCGCTAAAGGTGTTCTTGGTCAACCAGGCGTGA
- the lpdA gene encoding dihydrolipoyl dehydrogenase, which translates to MAEQNQFDVLVLGAGVGGYPAAIRAAQLGARVAIVEKEYLGGTCLNVGCIPSKALIHIADTLRNFDLYEDFGIHTEKPKFDMRQAVAFKEKVVKQLTGGVGQLLKANGVKVFEGLGTPLSANRVRIEGKDGTQEVTTSKLILANGSVTLKPPFPGIDGERVIFSDDALSLKEAPKSLICIGGGVIAVELACAFAAFGTKVTVIEMLPSIVATEDPDAITLLTREMKKQGIEIFVDSTVQSIGESGKQKQVIAKTASGEQAFTADYVLVAVGRGPNNAGLDELKKQGLAMDRARVKTNERMETNLPGVYAVGDLVGKTMLAHVASTEGEIAAENAMGHDATMDYNAYPRPIYTHPEIASVGLTEAAAKERDASARAEKFPFRANGKALSMDEADGFVKVILGQYDEVLGATIIGPDATNLITEYTLAMRAELTSDEIIATIHPHPTLSEALREAVLAAEGRPIHIALRQPAARR; encoded by the coding sequence GTGGCAGAACAAAATCAGTTTGATGTGCTGGTGCTGGGGGCTGGCGTCGGCGGCTATCCTGCCGCGATTCGCGCCGCCCAGCTTGGAGCCAGGGTGGCGATTGTCGAGAAAGAATATCTGGGAGGCACCTGCCTGAACGTGGGCTGTATCCCCTCCAAGGCGCTGATCCATATTGCCGATACGCTCAGAAACTTCGATCTGTATGAGGATTTTGGCATTCACACGGAGAAGCCGAAGTTCGATATGCGCCAGGCGGTTGCGTTCAAGGAGAAGGTGGTGAAGCAGTTGACCGGCGGCGTGGGACAACTCCTCAAGGCCAACGGCGTCAAAGTTTTTGAGGGGCTGGGTACGCCGCTTTCGGCAAATCGGGTGCGCATCGAGGGCAAGGATGGGACGCAAGAGGTGACGACGAGCAAGCTGATTCTGGCGAACGGCTCGGTAACGCTGAAGCCGCCGTTTCCGGGCATTGATGGCGAGCGCGTGATCTTCAGCGATGACGCACTGAGCCTGAAAGAAGCGCCAAAATCGCTGATCTGCATCGGCGGAGGCGTGATTGCCGTTGAACTGGCCTGCGCCTTTGCGGCGTTTGGAACTAAAGTGACGGTCATCGAGATGCTGCCGTCAATTGTCGCCACCGAAGACCCGGATGCGATCACCTTGCTGACGCGCGAGATGAAGAAGCAAGGTATCGAGATTTTTGTTGATTCGACGGTACAGTCCATTGGCGAGAGCGGCAAACAGAAGCAGGTCATTGCTAAGACGGCGAGCGGCGAGCAGGCGTTTACCGCTGACTATGTGCTGGTGGCGGTGGGGCGTGGCCCCAACAACGCTGGACTGGATGAACTCAAGAAGCAAGGGCTGGCGATGGACCGCGCTCGCGTGAAGACGAATGAGCGAATGGAGACGAACCTGCCGGGCGTCTACGCGGTTGGTGATCTGGTTGGCAAGACGATGCTGGCGCATGTGGCCTCGACGGAGGGCGAAATAGCGGCGGAAAACGCGATGGGCCACGATGCGACGATGGATTATAATGCCTATCCGCGCCCTATCTATACGCACCCGGAGATTGCTTCGGTGGGGCTGACCGAGGCGGCGGCCAAAGAGCGCGACGCATCAGCGCGCGCGGAAAAGTTTCCCTTCCGGGCGAACGGCAAGGCGCTCTCGATGGATGAGGCGGATGGCTTTGTCAAAGTCATTCTAGGGCAGTATGATGAGGTGCTGGGCGCGACGATCATCGGCCCCGACGCGACGAATCTGATTACCGAGTATACACTGGCGATGCGTGCCGAACTCACCAGCGACGAGATTATTGCGACGATCCACCCGCACCCGACGCTCAGCGAGGCGCTGCGCGAGGCGGTGCTGGCGGCGGAAGGCCGACCTATTCATATTGCCCTCCGCCAACCAGCCGCGCGGCGCTAA
- a CDS encoding PIG-L family deacetylase, with amino-acid sequence MEITSLEQIDRRYRHIYLSPHFDDAALSCGGSIGLQTSCGLKALVITAFAGVPPEDQQPGGFARQTHQDMGLSASPHEVVKARRREDKEAISTLGADTFWLDHFDAIYRGVPPYYQNNEALFGQVDANDFSLDEQLGTFLLEVYRRAPLATFYVPLGVGHHVDHQLCCSAGDRLAQQGANIKFYEDFPYVATPGALDTRRRELGSSLEAELVEVSGSLRLKEDALICYKSQIPVLFGSADKMQRSLEDYMGSLRRTYPGIEIERFWQFK; translated from the coding sequence GTGGAAATCACCAGCCTTGAACAGATTGATCGCCGCTATCGCCATATCTATCTCTCGCCACATTTCGACGACGCTGCGCTCTCCTGTGGCGGCTCCATCGGCCTTCAGACCTCCTGTGGACTGAAGGCGCTGGTTATCACCGCCTTTGCAGGCGTGCCACCTGAAGACCAGCAGCCCGGCGGCTTCGCCCGCCAGACCCATCAGGACATGGGCCTGTCCGCCAGTCCCCACGAAGTCGTCAAAGCGCGGCGGCGGGAAGATAAAGAAGCCATCTCCACCTTGGGAGCAGATACCTTCTGGCTGGACCACTTCGACGCCATCTATCGCGGCGTACCGCCCTACTACCAAAACAACGAAGCACTCTTTGGACAGGTTGATGCCAATGACTTTAGCCTGGATGAGCAGCTTGGAACGTTCCTCTTGGAAGTCTATCGGCGCGCCCCCCTGGCAACCTTCTATGTGCCGCTGGGCGTCGGCCACCACGTCGATCACCAGCTTTGCTGCTCGGCGGGTGATCGCCTGGCGCAGCAGGGCGCGAACATCAAGTTTTACGAAGATTTCCCCTATGTTGCCACGCCTGGCGCGCTCGACACGCGCAGGCGAGAACTGGGCAGCAGCCTGGAAGCCGAGCTTGTCGAAGTTTCCGGCTCGCTGCGCCTGAAAGAAGACGCGCTCATCTGCTATAAGAGCCAGATTCCGGTCCTTTTTGGCAGCGCCGATAAGATGCAGCGGTCCCTCGAAGACTACATGGGTTCGCTCCGCCGCACCTATCCTGGCATCGAGATCGAGCGTTTCTGGCAATTCAAATAA
- a CDS encoding RluA family pseudouridine synthase, giving the protein MSSEIQIAAPRVPILPILYEDRDLLVADKPAGLVVHPAYKHPDGTLFDAVSLYMQMRGEAKPCLLHRLDKDTSGAVLLAKTEAARRHLVRQFEQRAIRKTYLALVCGALYPACGEIDAPLRRDPADRRRMQIDSQGAPARTGYQTLKTLGPGFALIELQPITGRMHQLRIHLAAQGAPIVGDTLYAGSDPWRPLAPPRQCLHAHILTFQHPTTGSRLSVVSPLPQDIQTILTTLTSPERCF; this is encoded by the coding sequence GTGTCCAGCGAAATCCAGATAGCAGCGCCCCGCGTTCCTATCCTCCCTATCCTCTATGAAGACAGAGACCTGCTCGTCGCCGACAAACCGGCGGGCCTGGTGGTTCATCCCGCCTACAAGCATCCCGATGGAACCCTCTTTGATGCCGTCAGCCTTTATATGCAGATGCGCGGCGAAGCCAAACCCTGTCTGCTCCATCGCCTGGACAAAGACACCTCTGGCGCGGTTCTGCTGGCAAAAACCGAGGCTGCCCGGCGACATCTGGTGCGCCAGTTTGAGCAGCGCGCCATTCGCAAAACCTATCTCGCCCTGGTCTGTGGCGCGCTTTATCCGGCTTGCGGCGAGATTGACGCGCCCCTACGCCGTGATCCTGCTGACCGCAGACGCATGCAGATCGACTCGCAAGGCGCGCCAGCCCGCACCGGCTACCAGACCCTCAAAACGCTGGGGCCGGGCTTTGCATTGATCGAACTCCAGCCCATCACCGGGCGCATGCACCAGCTTCGCATCCATCTGGCGGCGCAGGGCGCGCCCATTGTGGGTGACACCCTCTACGCCGGTTCAGACCCCTGGAGGCCGCTCGCGCCGCCGCGCCAATGTCTCCACGCGCACATACTCACCTTCCAGCATCCCACCACCGGCAGCCGCCTGAGCGTGGTATCGCCTTTGCCCCAGGACATACAAACCATTCTGACGACCTTGACTTCACCAGAACGTTGTTTTTAG
- the pgsA gene encoding CDP-diacylglycerol--glycerol-3-phosphate 3-phosphatidyltransferase — MREVPNLLSIGRLLSTVPLVVLVLLDTPWAYLAALALFVLGAISDLLDGRLARRYKLVSHLGVFLDLTADKVYVSALLVALVQVGVLPAWLVVIIISREFIVAGLRSLSASEGVVIPAGRWGKQKTAITMLGLAGLLLAKALEAQASFPWGAASSAGVVFSVGNVAGAVLIASDVIMLLALIWTIFSAVEYVVGGWSLLKRRVPQG; from the coding sequence GTGCGCGAAGTACCCAATCTCCTCAGTATAGGGCGTTTACTCAGCACTGTGCCGCTGGTGGTTCTGGTGCTGCTTGATACTCCCTGGGCTTATCTGGCGGCTCTGGCGTTGTTTGTGCTGGGCGCGATCTCTGATTTGCTGGATGGCCGTCTTGCCCGCAGATATAAGCTGGTGTCGCACCTGGGCGTTTTTCTGGATCTGACGGCTGATAAGGTCTACGTCAGCGCGCTGCTGGTGGCGCTGGTCCAGGTGGGGGTGCTTCCTGCCTGGCTGGTGGTGATCATCATCAGCCGCGAGTTCATTGTTGCTGGCCTGCGTTCGCTGTCGGCTTCCGAGGGGGTTGTGATTCCCGCCGGACGCTGGGGCAAGCAGAAGACGGCCATTACGATGCTCGGACTGGCCGGTTTATTGCTGGCGAAGGCGTTGGAAGCGCAAGCGTCTTTCCCCTGGGGCGCGGCTTCATCGGCTGGCGTGGTGTTTTCGGTTGGCAATGTGGCTGGCGCTGTGTTGATTGCCTCAGATGTCATTATGCTGCTTGCGCTGATCTGGACCATCTTTTCTGCGGTGGAATATGTGGTCGGTGGGTGGTCCCTGTTGAAACGTCGTGTCCCCCAGGGCTAA
- a CDS encoding branched-chain amino acid ABC transporter substrate-binding protein — protein MRKWYRTITYALGIAALSAALAACGGGTTGTGTKLCNGQISIASDLPTTGTDGSEGKPAENAVKLAVQQNTDVGGGYTLSHIAYNDVSAALGKHDPDTGAKNVTDMVANKCILGFVGPFNSNVAGAEIPVSENAGLVMISPANTNPGLTIEDAAKPNGFDWATLHPAGKPESYFRIPGNDIAQGTLDADIAVTDLGAKTVYIVDDQEVYGVGIANYFSDEFKKKNGDASILGRDGIPANGAAQIPGLAAKIVAKNPDVVYYGGVTSGGGGTLKAQLVAAGYNKPLVGGDGIGADDGFLDQAGAQAANNTYGTVGAPDTGSLTNADAAKFRTDYKAAFPNENLGAYSANSYDAAKILIKAIEGIISGGKDLNRAAMIDAVQATQYDGVTGHISFDAHGDNSSGGVWSLYKVDGGKWAFVKNVVLGS, from the coding sequence ATGCGAAAATGGTATCGGACCATTACCTACGCGCTTGGTATTGCAGCGCTTTCTGCTGCTTTGGCAGCGTGCGGAGGTGGTACTACTGGTACGGGAACCAAGCTGTGCAATGGACAGATCAGCATTGCCAGCGATCTGCCGACGACTGGCACCGATGGCTCTGAGGGGAAGCCAGCCGAGAACGCAGTCAAGCTCGCTGTGCAGCAGAATACCGACGTAGGCGGCGGCTACACCTTGAGCCACATCGCGTATAACGACGTTTCAGCGGCGCTGGGTAAGCACGATCCTGACACGGGCGCGAAGAACGTTACCGACATGGTGGCGAATAAGTGCATCCTTGGCTTCGTCGGACCGTTTAACAGCAACGTGGCAGGAGCTGAGATCCCCGTTTCTGAGAACGCTGGCCTGGTGATGATTAGCCCGGCCAACACGAATCCTGGCCTGACGATTGAAGACGCTGCAAAGCCCAACGGCTTTGACTGGGCTACCCTCCATCCGGCAGGCAAGCCAGAGAGCTATTTCCGCATCCCTGGCAATGACATCGCGCAAGGAACCCTGGATGCTGATATCGCGGTTACTGATCTGGGCGCCAAGACGGTTTACATTGTGGACGACCAGGAAGTCTATGGCGTTGGTATCGCCAACTACTTCTCCGATGAGTTCAAGAAGAAAAATGGCGACGCCTCGATCCTGGGGCGTGATGGCATCCCGGCCAATGGGGCGGCGCAGATTCCGGGGCTGGCAGCGAAGATCGTGGCTAAGAATCCTGATGTGGTCTACTACGGTGGCGTGACTTCTGGTGGCGGCGGCACGCTCAAGGCGCAGTTGGTCGCAGCCGGGTACAATAAGCCGCTGGTTGGCGGAGATGGCATTGGCGCTGATGATGGCTTCCTTGATCAGGCGGGTGCGCAGGCGGCCAATAACACCTACGGTACGGTAGGTGCGCCAGATACGGGCAGCCTCACGAATGCTGATGCAGCCAAGTTTAGGACTGACTACAAAGCGGCGTTCCCGAACGAGAACCTGGGGGCCTACAGCGCCAACTCCTACGATGCGGCGAAGATTCTCATCAAGGCTATCGAGGGCATCATCTCCGGTGGGAAAGATCTTAACCGCGCGGCGATGATAGATGCTGTGCAGGCTACCCAGTATGATGGGGTGACTGGTCACATCAGCTTTGACGCGCATGGTGACAACTCCAGCGGCGGCGTCTGGTCCCTCTATAAGGTGGATGGTGGGAAGTGGGCGTTCGTGAAGAACGTGGTTTTGGGCAGCTAG
- a CDS encoding branched-chain amino acid ABC transporter permease yields the protein MPKARACALSSLMILAEGTLPILQVIEQGVTTGAIYALIAIGYTLVYGIIQLINFAHGDVFMWGTLVTYFMLTRVLKLNQPITNPFELIGIVLLLMALSMAACAVIAFTVERIAYRPLRKAASVAPLISAIGASFILENLGLFAVGPSAVNVPNLFPNVTWTIFGVNFKNLDVFIMALAVILMYALATFISRTKMGRAMRSVSQDKEAASLMGVNINQVIIITFLIGGALAGAASVVYAMRLQVAFFFTGFEAGLKAFTAAVLGGIGNIYGAMLGGLFIGLVEAFVTAYIENGLRWADATVFAVLVLVLVFRPSGLLGKPEIQKV from the coding sequence TTGCCAAAAGCGAGGGCTTGCGCGCTGTCATCGCTGATGATTCTTGCTGAAGGTACGCTTCCAATCTTGCAGGTGATCGAGCAAGGTGTCACCACAGGAGCCATTTATGCCTTGATTGCCATTGGCTATACGCTGGTCTATGGCATTATCCAGTTGATCAATTTTGCGCATGGCGATGTCTTCATGTGGGGTACCCTGGTCACGTACTTTATGCTCACAAGGGTATTGAAGCTGAACCAACCGATCACCAATCCTTTCGAGTTGATCGGAATTGTCTTGTTATTGATGGCGCTCTCCATGGCCGCTTGCGCAGTGATTGCCTTCACGGTGGAACGCATCGCCTACCGCCCCCTGCGAAAAGCAGCGAGCGTTGCGCCGCTGATTTCAGCTATTGGCGCTTCCTTCATTCTCGAAAACCTTGGCCTGTTCGCCGTTGGCCCATCGGCGGTCAATGTTCCCAATCTTTTCCCCAATGTCACCTGGACCATTTTTGGGGTGAACTTCAAGAACCTCGATGTTTTTATCATGGCGCTGGCGGTGATCCTGATGTACGCGCTGGCAACCTTTATCAGCCGGACCAAGATGGGCCGCGCGATGCGTTCGGTGTCTCAGGATAAGGAGGCCGCATCGCTCATGGGGGTCAACATCAATCAGGTCATCATTATCACCTTCCTTATTGGGGGTGCGCTGGCCGGAGCGGCCAGTGTGGTCTATGCGATGCGGTTACAGGTAGCCTTTTTCTTCACCGGCTTCGAGGCTGGCTTGAAAGCCTTCACCGCGGCGGTGCTGGGTGGCATTGGCAATATCTATGGCGCCATGCTGGGTGGTCTCTTTATCGGATTGGTCGAGGCATTTGTCACCGCATATATAGAGAATGGTTTGAGGTGGGCAGATGCCACCGTCTTTGCGGTGCTGGTGCTGGTGTTGGTCTTCCGCCCTTCGGGGTTGCTAGGCAAGCCGGAAATTCAGAAGGTGTAG